The following coding sequences lie in one Cryptococcus tetragattii IND107 chromosome 7, whole genome shotgun sequence genomic window:
- a CDS encoding ADP-ribosylation factor, translating into MGLSVSKLLNGLFGKKEMRILMVGLDAAGKTTILYKLKLGEIVTTIPTIGFNVETVEYKNISFTVWDVGGQDKIRPLWRHYFQNTQGIIFVVDSNDRERITEAREELQRMLNEDELRDALLLVFANKQDLPNAMNAAEITDKLGLHSLRLRSWYIQAACATSGDGLYEGLEWLSANLKRKSP; encoded by the exons ATGGGTCTTTCCGTCTCCAAGCTCCTTAACGGCCTCTTCGGCAAAAAGGAGATGC GAATCCTTATGGTCGGTCTCGATGCTGCTGGTAAAACAACCATCCTTTACAAGCTTAAGCTCGGTGAGATTGTCACCACTATCCCTACCATTG GCTTCAATGTGGAAACGGTCGAGTACAAGAACATTTCTTTCACAGTCTGGGATGTCGGAGGACAGGATAAGATTCGACCCCTGTGGAGGCATT ATTTCCAGAACACTCAAGGTATCATTTTCGTCGTTGACTCCAACGATAGGGAGCGAATTACCGAGGCGCGCGAGGAGT TGCAACGGATGTtgaatgaggatgagttgAGGGATGCCTTGCTCCTTGTATTCGCCAACAAACAG GACCTGCCTAATGCTATGAATGCCGCTGAGATCACAGACAAGCTTGGTCTCCACTCACTTCGACTGCGATCTTGGTACATTCAGGCTGCTTGTGCTACCTCTGGTGATGGTCTTTATGAAGGCCTTGAATGG CTCTCTGCCAACCTTAAGAGGAAGAGCCCTTAA